GGGAGGGGTTTGTTTTTTCGCCAGTTTCGAGGCGGTAGACGTATGCATGGTCCACTGACGATAGCTGCCCAATTTCACGCAGGGAAAGGGTTCTGCGTTCGCGTAGCGTCTTGATAGCGACGCCCAAGCCTGTTTGTGGCATGAGTTCTGATCCTTGCGTTGCGGGGGAAGGCCGTAGCCCTCTGTTGCATCAACCCCACATTCAGTCGAGTCTAAAGGCGCATGTTGCGCAGGTGTTGCGCCAGCGCACATGCTCTGATACATTGTTGTCTAGCCAGACAACGGAGGCAGATTTTACGCCTGCTACGGGTTGGATTGGCTTGGTCTTCCTGTTGTCTGCATAAGCAACGTATTGTGCTACAGCGGGCGACCATTGACAACCCAGCCGGCTGGCTGGGACTTCCATAGTTCCATTGTAGGAGTGCCATCATGGCCGGAAAAAATCAGCATGTTGTTCCTCATCAAGACGGTTGGGCCGTTAAAGGCGCTGGCAACGAGCGGGCGACCTCTGTGCATGACACGCAGCAGCAAGCAATAGATGCAGCGCGGGATATTGCACGCAACCAGAAGTCCGAACTCGTCATCCATCGTCCAGATGGCCGTATACGTGACAAGGATAGCCACGGCAACGACTCCTTTCCCCCGAAAGGTTGAGACGTCATGACTGACATCCCTACCTACCATGTGCTCGCCCTGTCAGGGGGAGGCTATCGCGGCCTTTATACGGCCACGGTTCTTGCCGAGCTTGAAGCCGTGCTGGGCCGGCCTATCGCTTCCCACTTTGATCTGATTTGTGGCACATCGGCAGGAGGGATGTTGGCTTTGGGACTGGCAGCGGAAATCCCTGCCAGCGAACTCAAAGCACTGTTCGAAGACGAAGGCAGCCGCATCTTTGGTTGCCGCAGTCTTTCAAGACGGCTTCTGGGATTCTGGTTGACTGCAAAGCATGATTCGGCAGGGTTGCGAGAAGTGCTGACCGAACGCTTCCAAGGAACCACCGTAGGCGACTTGAAGCATCGTGTTCTTGTACCAGCAGTCAACTACTCGACAGGTCGTGGACAGTTCTTCAAGACGCCTCACCACCCTTCCTTTGAGTTGGATCACCGCATGAAGGTCGTCGATGTTGCGTTGGCGACCGCCGCCGCGCCCGTCTACTTTCCGCTGGCGCGTAACGACCGCGGTGTCTTCGCGGATGGCGGACTGGTAGGTAATGCACCCGGCCTGTTCGGGTTGCATGAAGTCAACACGTTCCTGGCACCGAAACAGGATGCGCGGATTCGGGTTCTTTCCATCGGCACGATGACGATTGGTGCGACTGTCCGTGGCGGCGCCAGCCTTGACCGAGGATTCGGTAAGTGGCGCGGAGGACTCTTCGATCTAGTGATCTCTGCCCAGGAATCGTCCGTGGACTACATGCTGAGACAGCTGTTGGGGAACAACTACTTCCAGATCGACGACAAGGCAACGCCGGATCAGAGCAAGGACGTGAAGGCGCTGGATCGGGTTTCCATTGGCGCCACGAATACGCTCAAGGATCGCGGTAGCCACGCGGCCCAGCGCGCGCTTGGCGATCCTCTTTTTCAACCGTTTCGAGCGCACCAGGCCGGCGCCCCCATTTTCTATCACGGCCCCAACAAGAATGTACCGGAGGCCGCATGCTGAACCTGAGCCCGCTTTTCTTTACCACTGTTGACGACGAATCCTGCATCCATGATGAGCTGGATTTGACGCCTGAACAGCGTACCAGGATCGCCAGTGCACGGACGGATGTCAGAAGCTGCCTACGCACGGGCATTCCTCGTGTGATGAGAGCTGGCGGATACACAGAAGACGTACCGCAGCCGCGCTTCTTTACGCAGGGGTCGTGGGCATACAAGACGCTGAACTCGCCGGCACAACGTCCGCAGCAGGCGGATGTCGATGATGGTTGCTATCTACCAATGAGTTTCGTCTCGCAGACGCAGCGCCCCAGCACAGCGGCAACAGTTTTCTTTACTGCTGCGGAAGAGGCGTTAAGGCCGCTGGTCGAAGAAAAGGGGTGGAAGCTTGTCACTGACAAGCCGACTTGCATTCGCATTGTCATTGCTGCCTATGCCCACATTGACATCCCACTATATGCCATCCCCGATCAGGAGTTCGTGAATCTGGCAGAGGCCTCAATGAGGCGATATGGCTACGACTCGGTGATGGATGCCATTATCAAAGCGGAGCGAGATGCGTGGACGGCATTACCGCGCGACAAGGTTTTACTTGCCCATCGTGAATGCAATTGGATGCCCTCTGATCCTAGGCCTGTAAAGGAGTGGTTCCTGGGCGAAGTGGAAGCTAAGGGGGAGCAGTTCCGCCGCGTGGTTCGTTACTTGAAGGCATTCCGCGATTGGAGGTGGTCCAGCGGCGGGCCCTCTTCGATCCTGCTGATGGCCGCCGCAGCCCCTCTATTTGAAAAGCGTGATCGGCGCGACGACCTCGCGTTGCTGGATGTCGTCGTGGCACTGCCGGCCCGGTTGCGTGCGGGGGTGAACAACCCCGTGGATGAATCCGAATCGCTTACGGCACGGCTGGGCAAAGCCGGTGTCGAAGAAGCCGCAAAGGCGTTCGAAGAATTTGAGAAGGTCCTTCGCGGCGCAACCGACGCCAGCAGCCCTTCACAAGCTTGCATCTGGATGCAGGGCGAATTCGGCCCGCGTTTTCCGAATGAGCCGGATCGGGTCAAGGTGGTATCCATCGTCGCCACCATCGCCGCCGCTCCCGCCGCCGCTGGTCCGAGCGAACTCGTCGGACGAACGAAGGCCGGATGAGCGGCGCCACAGCGGTCGCAGACGTGATCGAGGCCTTCGAGCAGCAAGGCTTCGTGTTTGTTGGCAAGACGGATGACGGCTGGTTCAAGCTGCACGGGTGTTTGAACCCACCCGGTGCGGGCAAGGGTTGTCCGTGCGAAGTCCAACTCGACCCCACATTCTTTGACTTGCCTCGCATCCGGCTGCTGGAAATCCCCTCCGAACTGCCGGCTGCGGTTCCTCATCTTGGCGCAGATGGCGTTCTTTGCTATCTCGCCAAGGGCACGGTCGTCCTGGACATCTACGATCCTGTCGGACAGTCGCTGGCATGCCTGCAACACGCGGCCGTCTTGTTCGGGCAGATCCTGAAGGGAGAGATGATCGAAGATCTCGCGGAAGAGTTCTTCGCCTACTGGCACGGTGGGCTTTGCTTCGTGGACATGCAAGGCGAGGATTTGGGGCGGCAGAACTGCATCGTCGCGCAGGCCAATGGGAATCCCTTGTGGTTCATCACCGACAACGAAGATCGAACAACAGAAAAACTGAAATCGCTCGGCTACCAAGTCACCGATAGAACGGTGCTGACTTACCGGGTAAAGACGGGTGCTCAACCCCGTCCTCTGACCAGCCATTGGCCTCCTGAAACAGTGAGGGATATCTTGGCGTGGCAAAGCACCCTTGACCCTCGGTGCCGGCGCAAGATTCACGAACGCATCAAGGAAGGAGAAAGGAAAAAGGCCAACGGCGTTCTGATCGTCATTGAATCCCCGTTGATGACGTATGGCTTCGTGGTTCTCTATGACCGCCAACGTCCTGTGCAAAAGAGCAAGCTTGCAGATCGCAGGGATTCCAGCTATGGATTGAAGGTGATACCCATCTCAGTGGTCAGAATCGACGATCGCTACCTTGCCCAGCGGAATATGCCTGCGTCCAAGACACTTGCAGGCAAGAACTTGGTCGTCGTGGGATGCGGAACGATCGGTGGATATCTGTCCGACATGCTGGTCAAGGCCGGGGCGGGTACGTGCGGTGGAAAACTCACGTTAGTGGACTTCGACTGCCTTCTCCCGCAAAACATCGGGCGTCATCGCTTGGGATTTCCGGACCTGCTGTCGAACAAAGCCGAGGCCATGGCGAAGGAGCTTAAACGCTTGGCGCCAGGGGCCGAGATTCGTTCTCTTCCCGTAGATGTCAGGCAGGCCCAGCTGGGAGAACTGGACCTTCTCATAGATGCCACCGGGGAAGAATCCCTTGGGCACTGGCTGTGCGGCCACTATCTACCGCCTACGCCCATGCTTTCGGTCTGGATAGAAGGGCCGGGTACGGCTGTCCGCGCACTATTGAGAACGCACGCATTTGGTGCTTGCTACCGATGTCTTTGGCATAG
This window of the Luteibacter aegosomatis genome carries:
- a CDS encoding DUF2188 domain-containing protein, translated to MAGKNQHVVPHQDGWAVKGAGNERATSVHDTQQQAIDAARDIARNQKSELVIHRPDGRIRDKDSHGNDSFPPKG
- a CDS encoding CBASS cGAMP-activated phospholipase, with the protein product MTDIPTYHVLALSGGGYRGLYTATVLAELEAVLGRPIASHFDLICGTSAGGMLALGLAAEIPASELKALFEDEGSRIFGCRSLSRRLLGFWLTAKHDSAGLREVLTERFQGTTVGDLKHRVLVPAVNYSTGRGQFFKTPHHPSFELDHRMKVVDVALATAAAPVYFPLARNDRGVFADGGLVGNAPGLFGLHEVNTFLAPKQDARIRVLSIGTMTIGATVRGGASLDRGFGKWRGGLFDLVISAQESSVDYMLRQLLGNNYFQIDDKATPDQSKDVKALDRVSIGATNTLKDRGSHAAQRALGDPLFQPFRAHQAGAPIFYHGPNKNVPEAAC
- a CDS encoding CBASS cGAMP synthase, producing the protein MLNLSPLFFTTVDDESCIHDELDLTPEQRTRIASARTDVRSCLRTGIPRVMRAGGYTEDVPQPRFFTQGSWAYKTLNSPAQRPQQADVDDGCYLPMSFVSQTQRPSTAATVFFTAAEEALRPLVEEKGWKLVTDKPTCIRIVIAAYAHIDIPLYAIPDQEFVNLAEASMRRYGYDSVMDAIIKAERDAWTALPRDKVLLAHRECNWMPSDPRPVKEWFLGEVEAKGEQFRRVVRYLKAFRDWRWSSGGPSSILLMAAAAPLFEKRDRRDDLALLDVVVALPARLRAGVNNPVDESESLTARLGKAGVEEAAKAFEEFEKVLRGATDASSPSQACIWMQGEFGPRFPNEPDRVKVVSIVATIAAAPAAAGPSELVGRTKAG
- a CDS encoding ThiF family adenylyltransferase; the protein is MSGATAVADVIEAFEQQGFVFVGKTDDGWFKLHGCLNPPGAGKGCPCEVQLDPTFFDLPRIRLLEIPSELPAAVPHLGADGVLCYLAKGTVVLDIYDPVGQSLACLQHAAVLFGQILKGEMIEDLAEEFFAYWHGGLCFVDMQGEDLGRQNCIVAQANGNPLWFITDNEDRTTEKLKSLGYQVTDRTVLTYRVKTGAQPRPLTSHWPPETVRDILAWQSTLDPRCRRKIHERIKEGERKKANGVLIVIESPLMTYGFVVLYDRQRPVQKSKLADRRDSSYGLKVIPISVVRIDDRYLAQRNMPASKTLAGKNLVVVGCGTIGGYLSDMLVKAGAGTCGGKLTLVDFDCLLPQNIGRHRLGFPDLLSNKAEAMAKELKRLAPGAEIRSLPVDVRQAQLGELDLLIDATGEESLGHWLCGHYLPPTPMLSVWIEGPGTAVRALLRTHAFGACYRCLWHSNRRGELRSTVDPLPAILAGHGCEGLYVPFPASVSVHAASLGAEMALDWVNGVHSPALRTRVIDRTQQSATPDCDPLRNPECPVCNS